From a region of the Microterricola gilva genome:
- a CDS encoding FtsQ-type POTRA domain-containing protein: protein MKRPQGFEPPAAPAAPARQRGQSDAKAATKAPAPKAPIAKAPIPRAPRVPAAKLPTAWWMNKQQPASAPAAAGAPGEPDAVTEPIAVQGAQAAQPASTGPLAPVTEITSVIPGVREEPEPEAEQEPEPLTPGSARARLRAATKARRAYERAEVRRFTRHLRRRRAAWLTGLGAVLALAIFVAVGTFSPLMALTTIQVEGTNRLLATDVSAALGGQIGTPLPLVDLGEVKSDLSQFSLIQSFSTESRPPNTLVVRIVERTPIGAIAGPSGFDLVDAAGVVIQTTPERPEGFPVVEAAGAEGLAAAGSVVQALPDDIRPQVDVVRAASTDDVSLGLVGGASVAWGSAEESALKALVLSKLMAAAPPGTVSVYDVSSPASPVVR, encoded by the coding sequence ATGAAGCGACCCCAGGGATTCGAGCCGCCGGCGGCCCCGGCTGCTCCGGCGCGCCAGCGGGGTCAGAGCGACGCGAAGGCGGCGACGAAGGCGCCGGCTCCCAAGGCCCCGATTGCCAAGGCCCCGATTCCCCGGGCGCCGCGCGTACCGGCTGCGAAGCTGCCGACGGCCTGGTGGATGAACAAGCAGCAGCCGGCATCCGCGCCGGCAGCCGCCGGTGCACCAGGCGAACCGGATGCCGTCACGGAGCCGATCGCGGTTCAGGGCGCGCAGGCGGCGCAACCGGCGTCAACGGGACCGCTCGCGCCGGTCACGGAGATCACCTCGGTGATCCCGGGTGTGCGGGAAGAGCCGGAGCCCGAGGCGGAGCAGGAGCCTGAGCCGCTCACGCCCGGCAGTGCCCGCGCCCGCCTGCGGGCTGCCACGAAGGCCCGCCGTGCCTACGAGCGTGCGGAGGTGCGCCGCTTCACCCGGCACCTGCGCCGGCGCCGTGCCGCATGGCTCACGGGACTCGGCGCGGTGCTCGCGCTCGCGATCTTCGTCGCCGTCGGTACCTTCTCGCCCCTGATGGCGCTCACGACGATTCAGGTCGAGGGAACGAACCGGCTGCTCGCCACCGACGTGTCTGCCGCCCTCGGCGGCCAGATCGGCACGCCGCTGCCGCTCGTGGACCTCGGTGAGGTGAAGAGCGACCTGTCCCAGTTCTCGCTCATCCAGAGCTTCTCGACCGAGAGCCGACCGCCGAACACCCTCGTGGTGCGGATCGTCGAGCGCACCCCGATCGGGGCGATCGCCGGCCCGAGCGGCTTCGACCTCGTCGACGCCGCCGGTGTCGTCATCCAGACCACCCCGGAGCGGCCGGAGGGATTCCCGGTCGTGGAGGCCGCAGGTGCAGAGGGGCTCGCCGCTGCCGGCAGCGTCGTGCAGGCTCTGCCCGACGACATCCGCCCGCAGGTCGACGTCGTGCGCGCCGCCAGCACAGACGATGTGAGCCTCGGGCTCGTCGGAGGGGCCAGCGTGGCGTGGGGGAGCGCCGAGGAATCCGCGCTCAAGGCCCTCGTCCTCAGCAAGCTGATGGCGGCGGCGCCCCCCGGAACGGTCTCCGTCTACGACGTCTCATCGCCCGCGAGTCCCGTCGTCCGCTGA
- the lspA gene encoding signal peptidase II, with protein sequence MGSNSRGKVSAVALVVLALVALGAYGLDQFSKFLVVSNLSEGEVVPVLGNVLQLQFVRNPGAAFSLASGQTWIFTIIATAVIVFIIWFARRIRSIAWAIVFGLLLGGVMGNLTDRYFRDPGFPEGHVIDFIYTPWMLPAIYNFADIAIVCSMGLFMILTLRGVGLDGVRTIEPKKNKQDSSNQKDDGAAAASTDEVPAP encoded by the coding sequence TTGGGGTCTAACTCCCGAGGGAAGGTCAGCGCCGTTGCGCTTGTTGTCCTGGCCCTCGTCGCTCTCGGTGCCTATGGTCTCGACCAGTTCAGCAAGTTCCTCGTCGTCTCGAATCTGAGCGAAGGGGAGGTGGTCCCGGTTCTCGGCAACGTTCTGCAACTGCAGTTCGTGCGGAATCCCGGGGCCGCCTTCTCCCTCGCCAGTGGGCAGACCTGGATCTTCACGATCATCGCCACGGCCGTGATCGTGTTCATCATCTGGTTCGCCCGTCGCATCCGCTCCATCGCGTGGGCCATCGTCTTCGGGCTTCTGCTCGGCGGCGTCATGGGCAACCTCACCGACCGCTACTTCCGTGACCCCGGCTTCCCAGAGGGTCACGTCATCGACTTCATCTACACGCCGTGGATGCTCCCGGCGATCTACAACTTCGCCGACATCGCGATCGTCTGCAGCATGGGTCTGTTCATGATCCTCACCCTGCGCGGCGTCGGTCTCGACGGTGTTCGCACAATCGAACCGAAGAAGAACAAGCAGGACTCCTCCAACCAGAAGGATGACGGCGCAGCCGCAGCATCCACAGACGAAGTGCCGGCGCCGTAG
- the murC gene encoding UDP-N-acetylmuramate--L-alanine ligase: MTIKPDLSITVPTELGAVHFVGIGGSGMSGIARLFLGAGYTVSGSDVRDSANIAALRELGATITVGHDAANVGDADTLIVTGALWQDNPEYVLALERGLPVLHRSQALAWLVQKHRLVAVAGAHGKTTSTGMIVTGLLGIGADPSFVNGGVIDSLGVSSARGESELFVVEADESDGSFLLYDTAVALITNVDPDHLDHYGSLEAFHDAFVSFSAAASELVVVSSDDAGAVGVTAKLRASHPDKRVITFGQAADATVRVHSVDTDGPVAFSVSWQGEDYRAQLRIPGLHNAINAAGAFAVLVGLGFEPAASLAAIAEFGGTERRFQLHGTVGGVSVYDDYAHHPTEVAAALSAARTVVGNGRIIAVHQPHLYSRTRLFAKEFAEVLETYADETVVLDVYGAREDPEPGVTGALVSERFTDPSHVAFVPDWQAAADHTAQISRDGDFVITLGCGDVYRIVPQLLEALQRTRA, from the coding sequence GTGACAATCAAGCCCGACCTCAGCATCACCGTTCCCACCGAGCTGGGGGCGGTGCACTTCGTGGGCATCGGAGGCTCCGGAATGAGCGGCATCGCGCGGCTGTTCCTCGGCGCCGGCTACACGGTGAGCGGTTCCGATGTGCGCGACAGCGCCAACATCGCCGCGCTGCGCGAGCTGGGCGCGACGATCACCGTCGGGCACGACGCGGCCAACGTCGGCGACGCCGACACGCTCATCGTCACCGGGGCGCTCTGGCAGGACAACCCCGAGTACGTTCTCGCGCTGGAGCGCGGCCTCCCCGTGCTGCACCGCTCGCAGGCCCTCGCCTGGCTCGTGCAGAAGCACCGCCTCGTCGCCGTCGCCGGGGCGCACGGCAAGACGACGTCGACGGGCATGATCGTCACCGGCCTGCTCGGCATCGGAGCAGACCCCAGCTTCGTCAACGGCGGCGTCATCGACTCGCTCGGCGTGAGCTCGGCCCGCGGCGAGAGCGAACTCTTCGTCGTCGAGGCCGACGAGTCAGACGGATCGTTCCTGCTCTACGACACCGCCGTCGCCCTGATCACGAACGTCGACCCCGACCACCTCGACCACTACGGCTCCCTCGAGGCCTTCCACGACGCCTTCGTGTCGTTCTCGGCGGCGGCGAGCGAGCTCGTCGTCGTGTCGTCGGATGACGCCGGCGCCGTCGGCGTCACCGCCAAGCTGCGCGCGAGCCACCCGGACAAGCGCGTCATCACCTTCGGCCAGGCCGCGGACGCCACCGTGCGGGTGCACTCGGTCGACACCGACGGGCCCGTCGCGTTCAGCGTGAGCTGGCAGGGCGAGGACTACCGCGCCCAGCTGCGCATCCCCGGCCTCCACAACGCCATCAACGCGGCCGGCGCATTCGCCGTCCTCGTCGGCCTCGGCTTCGAGCCGGCGGCCTCCCTGGCGGCCATCGCCGAGTTCGGCGGAACCGAACGCCGCTTCCAGCTGCACGGCACCGTCGGCGGCGTGAGCGTCTACGACGACTACGCCCACCACCCGACCGAGGTCGCTGCAGCCCTGTCGGCCGCCCGCACCGTCGTCGGCAACGGCCGCATCATCGCCGTGCACCAGCCCCACCTCTACAGCCGGACCCGACTCTTCGCGAAGGAGTTCGCCGAGGTGCTCGAGACGTACGCCGACGAGACCGTCGTGCTCGACGTCTACGGTGCCCGCGAGGACCCGGAGCCCGGAGTCACCGGTGCGCTCGTCTCCGAGCGATTCACCGACCCCTCCCACGTGGCGTTCGTTCCTGACTGGCAGGCGGCCGCGGATCACACCGCGCAGATCTCGCGTGACGGTGACTTCGTGATCACCCTCGGCTGCGGCGATGTCTACCGCATCGTTCCGCAGCTGCTCGAGGCGTTGCAGCGCACGAGGGCCTAA
- the ftsZ gene encoding cell division protein FtsZ has translation MSTNQNYLAVIKVVGIGGGGVNAVNRMIELGLRGVEFIAINTDAQALLMSDADVKLDVGRDLTRGLGAGADPEVGRRAAEDHAEEIEEALAGADMVFVTAGEGGGTGTGGAPVVARIAKSIGALTIGVVTKPFGFEGKRRQAQAETGVSTLKEEVDTLIVVPNDRLLEISDRGISMLDAFATADQVLLAGVQGITDLITTPGLINLDFADVKSVMQGAGSALMGIGSSRGADRAIKAAELAVASPLLEASIDGAHGVLLSIQGGSNLGIFEINDAARLVQEAVHPEANIIFGAVIDDTLGDEVRVTVIAAGFDGGEPQTKSSDSRRSNFVTAGVGAAAAGSAVTAVAEEPTASDIDALVESAWHSSEVSATEAAVTDPAFAEDDNDLDIPDFLK, from the coding sequence GTGTCAACAAATCAGAACTACCTTGCCGTAATTAAGGTCGTCGGTATCGGCGGCGGCGGTGTCAACGCTGTCAACCGCATGATCGAACTCGGGTTGCGTGGCGTCGAATTCATCGCCATCAACACCGACGCCCAGGCGTTGCTGATGAGTGACGCGGACGTCAAACTCGACGTCGGTCGCGACCTCACGCGTGGCCTCGGTGCCGGCGCGGACCCCGAGGTCGGCCGCCGCGCCGCAGAAGACCACGCCGAGGAGATCGAGGAAGCCCTCGCCGGCGCCGACATGGTCTTCGTCACGGCCGGCGAAGGCGGTGGAACCGGAACAGGCGGCGCCCCCGTCGTCGCCCGCATCGCCAAGTCGATCGGTGCACTCACCATCGGTGTCGTCACCAAGCCGTTCGGCTTCGAGGGCAAGCGTCGCCAGGCTCAGGCCGAGACCGGCGTCAGCACCCTCAAGGAAGAGGTCGACACCCTCATCGTCGTGCCGAACGACCGCCTGCTGGAGATCAGCGACCGCGGCATCAGCATGCTCGACGCCTTCGCGACCGCCGACCAGGTGCTCCTCGCCGGTGTCCAGGGCATCACCGACCTGATCACGACCCCCGGTCTGATCAACCTCGACTTCGCCGACGTCAAGTCGGTCATGCAGGGCGCGGGCTCCGCGCTCATGGGCATCGGCTCCTCGCGCGGCGCCGACCGTGCCATCAAGGCCGCCGAGCTGGCCGTCGCCAGCCCGCTGCTCGAGGCATCGATCGATGGCGCGCACGGCGTCCTGCTCTCGATCCAGGGTGGATCGAACCTCGGTATCTTCGAGATCAACGACGCGGCCCGCCTCGTCCAGGAGGCCGTCCACCCCGAGGCCAACATCATCTTCGGTGCCGTCATCGACGACACCCTGGGTGACGAGGTTCGCGTGACCGTGATCGCGGCAGGATTCGACGGCGGCGAGCCGCAGACGAAGTCATCCGACTCGCGCCGCAGTAACTTCGTGACAGCCGGTGTCGGTGCTGCCGCAGCCGGATCCGCCGTCACGGCCGTTGCCGAGGAGCCCACCGCGAGCGACATCGACGCACTCGTCGAGTCGGCGTGGCACAGCTCAGAGGTCAGCGCCACCGAGGCCGCCGTCACCGACCCGGCGTTCGCCGAGGACGACAACGACCTCGACATCCCCGACTTCCTCAAGTAG
- a CDS encoding cell division protein SepF has translation MSNPLKKTMVYLGLADEELEYDEPAAAAAPVAQAPVAAPTKNAAPVTPLRKAPVPKQTTQAAEMNEILTVHPRQYRDAQIIAESFRDGIPVIINLSQMSEGDARRLIDFASGLSQGLYGKIERVTNKVFLLSPSHVIVSGENGETDSDVDASFFAQS, from the coding sequence ATGTCCAACCCGCTCAAGAAGACCATGGTCTATCTGGGACTGGCAGACGAAGAGCTCGAGTACGACGAGCCTGCTGCCGCCGCAGCCCCGGTCGCGCAGGCCCCGGTTGCAGCGCCGACCAAGAACGCGGCACCGGTCACGCCGTTGCGCAAGGCCCCCGTTCCCAAACAGACCACCCAGGCGGCAGAGATGAACGAGATCCTCACCGTGCACCCGCGTCAGTACCGCGACGCGCAGATCATCGCCGAGAGCTTCCGCGACGGCATCCCTGTCATCATCAACCTCTCGCAGATGAGCGAAGGCGACGCCCGCCGTCTCATCGACTTCGCCAGCGGCCTCTCGCAAGGTCTCTACGGCAAGATCGAGCGCGTCACGAACAAGGTCTTCCTGCTCTCCCCGTCGCACGTCATCGTGAGCGGCGAGAACGGCGAAACCGACTCCGATGTCGATGCTTCCTTCTTTGCCCAGTCATAA
- a CDS encoding UDP-N-acetylglucosamine--N-acetylmuramyl-(pentapeptide) pyrophosphoryl-undecaprenol N-acetylglucosamine transferase has translation MTRYLLAGGGTAGHVNPLLAVADTIRAAEPDAEVIVLGTAEGLESRLVPARGYELVTIPKLPFPRRPSMSALRFPGRLRSTVRRVQDLIAERGIDVVVGFGGYVSTPAYLAAGRAGIPVVIHEANAKPGLANKLGARSTPYVGVAFHDTPIRNARFVGMPLRPEIEALDRAAARAEALRFFGLDELRPVLLVTGGSLGARRINATVHASAGLIVDAGWQILHITGAKAEITDPGIPGYTLLAYCDRMDLALAAADFAVSRAGAATVSELTALGLPAVFVPYPVGNGEQRFNAAADVEAGGALLVDDAEFLPDWVAGTLLPVLADRAGIQAMAGRAASVGVTDGSARMLALIRESLAARGGAHEIPTGGA, from the coding sequence GTGACCCGCTATCTTCTCGCCGGTGGAGGCACCGCCGGCCACGTCAACCCCCTCCTCGCGGTCGCGGACACCATCCGCGCCGCAGAGCCGGACGCCGAGGTCATCGTGCTCGGCACGGCGGAGGGGCTCGAATCCCGGCTCGTGCCCGCACGCGGCTACGAACTCGTCACCATTCCCAAGCTGCCCTTTCCGCGTCGACCGAGCATGAGCGCGCTGCGGTTCCCCGGCCGGCTGCGCAGCACGGTGCGCCGTGTGCAGGATCTGATCGCCGAGCGCGGCATCGATGTCGTCGTCGGCTTCGGCGGCTACGTCTCGACGCCTGCCTACCTCGCGGCCGGGCGTGCAGGCATCCCCGTCGTCATCCACGAGGCCAATGCGAAGCCGGGACTGGCCAACAAGCTCGGCGCACGCTCGACGCCCTACGTCGGCGTTGCCTTCCACGACACCCCGATCCGCAACGCGCGATTCGTCGGGATGCCGCTGCGCCCGGAGATCGAGGCACTCGACCGTGCGGCGGCCAGGGCCGAAGCGCTCCGCTTCTTCGGACTCGACGAGCTCAGGCCGGTGCTGCTCGTGACGGGCGGCTCGCTCGGAGCACGGCGGATCAACGCCACCGTCCACGCCAGCGCGGGGCTGATCGTGGACGCCGGCTGGCAGATCCTGCACATCACGGGCGCCAAGGCCGAGATCACCGACCCAGGCATCCCCGGCTACACGCTGCTCGCCTACTGCGACCGCATGGACCTGGCCCTCGCCGCAGCCGATTTCGCGGTCTCCCGTGCCGGAGCCGCAACGGTGAGCGAGCTGACCGCGCTCGGTCTGCCGGCGGTGTTCGTGCCCTACCCGGTCGGCAACGGCGAGCAGCGCTTCAACGCCGCGGCCGATGTCGAGGCCGGCGGGGCGCTCCTCGTCGACGACGCGGAGTTCCTGCCCGACTGGGTGGCAGGCACGTTGCTCCCCGTGCTCGCCGACCGCGCCGGGATTCAGGCCATGGCCGGCCGGGCGGCATCCGTCGGCGTCACGGACGGATCGGCCAGGATGCTGGCATTGATCCGCGAGTCCTTGGCCGCTCGCGGTGGCGCGCACGAGATCCCCACCGGGGGCGCGTAA
- the ftsW gene encoding putative lipid II flippase FtsW — MSNPPRVTSRPQAGAEGFEQEPSARAASARISLGRVFRAEGTNFYLLLGTTVFLVGFGLVMVLSSSSVESYLENQGFFGSFLKQSAFALFGIPMMLLVSRLPVAFWKWLAPFAMIGSSFLQALVVFTPLGVEVGGNKNWIDLGFVQFQPSELIKVSLVIWLGLIVSRKEEQLDDWKLGLAPILLTSGAAIGLVLLGDDLGTTFVLAAMLMGGLFFAGVRLRMLGMLVLGGGLLFAIMAVTSPSRVTRLMTFAGGCEDIAKQMNECWQSTHGDFALANGGILGAGLGNSKAKWSWLPAAHNDYIFAIIGEELGLLGAIVVLLLFVVLAIAFVRIMNASDDTFMRVATATTMSWMIGQAFMNMGIVLGVFPVFGVPLPLISAGGTALLTTLIGIGIVLSFARHTPEEREALGIPARRGLLGARRPSSTPHESS, encoded by the coding sequence ATGAGCAATCCGCCTCGGGTCACTAGCAGGCCCCAGGCAGGCGCGGAGGGCTTCGAGCAGGAGCCATCCGCCCGCGCCGCCTCGGCCCGCATCTCCCTCGGGCGCGTCTTCCGCGCAGAGGGAACGAACTTCTACCTGCTGCTCGGAACCACCGTGTTCCTCGTCGGCTTCGGCCTCGTCATGGTGCTCTCCTCCTCCTCGGTCGAGTCGTACCTCGAGAATCAGGGCTTCTTCGGCAGCTTCCTCAAACAGAGCGCCTTCGCCCTGTTCGGCATCCCGATGATGCTCCTCGTCAGCCGCCTGCCCGTCGCGTTCTGGAAGTGGCTTGCGCCGTTCGCGATGATCGGATCGTCCTTCCTGCAGGCACTGGTCGTGTTCACGCCCCTCGGCGTCGAGGTCGGCGGCAACAAGAACTGGATCGACCTCGGCTTCGTGCAGTTCCAGCCGTCGGAGCTGATCAAGGTGTCGCTCGTGATCTGGCTCGGCCTCATCGTCAGCCGCAAGGAGGAGCAACTCGACGACTGGAAGCTCGGCCTGGCCCCGATCCTCCTCACGAGCGGTGCGGCGATCGGGCTCGTGCTGCTCGGCGACGACCTCGGCACCACCTTCGTCCTCGCCGCGATGCTCATGGGCGGCCTGTTCTTCGCCGGTGTGCGGTTGAGGATGCTCGGCATGCTGGTTCTCGGCGGCGGACTGCTCTTCGCCATCATGGCGGTGACGAGCCCGAGCCGGGTCACCCGGCTCATGACCTTCGCCGGTGGCTGCGAGGACATCGCGAAGCAGATGAACGAGTGCTGGCAGAGCACGCACGGTGACTTCGCACTGGCCAACGGCGGCATCCTCGGAGCTGGGCTCGGCAACTCGAAGGCGAAGTGGTCGTGGCTGCCGGCCGCGCACAACGACTACATCTTCGCCATCATCGGCGAGGAGCTCGGCCTGCTGGGCGCGATCGTGGTGCTGCTGCTCTTCGTCGTGCTCGCCATCGCCTTCGTGCGGATCATGAACGCGAGCGACGACACCTTCATGCGGGTCGCCACCGCCACGACCATGTCGTGGATGATCGGGCAGGCGTTCATGAACATGGGCATCGTGCTCGGCGTTTTCCCCGTCTTCGGCGTTCCGCTACCGCTCATCTCGGCCGGTGGCACCGCCCTGCTCACCACCCTGATCGGCATCGGCATCGTGCTCTCCTTCGCCAGACACACCCCGGAGGAGCGCGAAGCCCTCGGCATCCCGGCCCGGCGCGGCCTGCTCGGTGCCCGCCGCCCATCATCCACACCACATGAGAGTTCCTGA
- a CDS encoding YggS family pyridoxal phosphate-dependent enzyme, with amino-acid sequence MSTLAERLAVVQAGVADAARAAGREPSSVTTIVVTKFHPASLVAELSALGVRDVGENRHQEAQAKAAELSGLPLRWHFVGQLQSKKAKQVRAYADVIHSIDRPALLSALASGENTIDCFLQVNLTDNPERGGVAPAELPTLVEQTLATPGLRLLGLMAVAPLGEEPRRAFARVRELSESVRRIAPDATALSMGMSQDFAAAIAEGATHLRIGTAITGNRPQPG; translated from the coding sequence ATGAGCACGCTGGCCGAGCGCCTGGCCGTGGTTCAGGCCGGCGTCGCGGATGCCGCACGAGCGGCGGGCCGGGAGCCGAGCAGCGTCACGACGATCGTCGTGACGAAGTTCCACCCGGCCTCGCTCGTCGCGGAGCTCTCCGCCCTCGGCGTTCGCGATGTCGGTGAGAACAGGCACCAGGAGGCCCAGGCCAAGGCGGCTGAGCTCTCCGGGCTGCCGCTGCGTTGGCACTTCGTCGGCCAGCTGCAGAGCAAGAAGGCGAAGCAGGTGCGTGCATACGCAGACGTGATCCACTCGATCGACCGACCGGCGCTGCTGAGTGCGCTGGCATCGGGCGAGAACACCATCGACTGCTTCCTCCAGGTGAACCTGACCGACAATCCCGAGCGCGGAGGGGTCGCTCCCGCCGAGTTGCCGACGCTCGTCGAGCAGACCCTGGCCACACCCGGCCTGCGCCTTCTCGGTCTGATGGCCGTCGCTCCGCTCGGCGAGGAACCGCGTCGGGCATTCGCCCGCGTGCGCGAGCTCTCCGAGTCCGTTCGGCGCATCGCCCCGGACGCAACAGCACTCTCCATGGGCATGTCGCAAGACTTCGCGGCCGCCATCGCCGAGGGGGCGACACACCTGCGTATTGGCACCGCCATTACCGGGAATCGCCCGCAGCCCGGTTAA
- a CDS encoding YggT family protein: MTIVALIAGILYFFLLLYFFAMWARFVLDLVRNFNRSWRPRAFALILVEFVYTITDPPIKFFRRILPPLRLGSVAFDFGWSLTMLLVIILMPIVGAFRYV; the protein is encoded by the coding sequence GTGACCATCGTTGCCCTGATCGCGGGGATTCTGTATTTCTTTCTGTTGCTCTACTTCTTTGCGATGTGGGCGCGGTTCGTGCTCGACCTCGTGCGCAACTTCAACCGGTCGTGGCGACCGCGTGCGTTCGCCCTGATCCTGGTGGAATTCGTGTACACGATCACCGATCCGCCGATCAAGTTCTTCCGTCGGATCTTGCCGCCCCTCCGTCTCGGTTCCGTCGCCTTCGACTTCGGTTGGAGCCTGACCATGCTGCTCGTCATCATCCTGATGCCGATCGTCGGCGCATTCCGCTATGTCTAG
- a CDS encoding RluA family pseudouridine synthase → MESRSFPVPDGLAGQRVDAGLAKLLGFSRNFAAEVIEAGGVSLDGSSVGKSDKLRAGSWLEVNWQSKSPLEIVPIAVPDLTIVHDDDDIVVINKPAGVAAHPSVGWTGPTVVGALAAAGFRISTSGAAERAGVVHRLDAGTSGLMVVAKSEHAYTELKRAFHDREVEKIYHAVVQGHPDPLAGTIDAPIGRHPRAEWKFAVTSDGKHSITHYETLEAFPYASLLEIHLETGRTHQIRVHMAAQRHPCVGDSMYGADPTLSARLGLDRQWLHAVQLGFSHPATGEGVSFTAPYAPELQHALDVLAD, encoded by the coding sequence ATGGAATCACGTTCATTCCCCGTGCCAGACGGACTCGCCGGGCAGCGCGTTGATGCCGGGCTGGCCAAGCTGCTCGGTTTCTCGCGCAACTTCGCGGCCGAGGTGATCGAGGCAGGCGGCGTCAGCCTCGACGGCTCCTCCGTCGGCAAGTCGGACAAGCTCCGCGCCGGTTCCTGGCTCGAGGTGAACTGGCAGAGCAAGTCTCCGCTGGAGATCGTGCCGATCGCCGTTCCGGATCTCACCATCGTCCACGACGATGACGACATCGTCGTGATCAACAAGCCCGCCGGTGTCGCCGCACACCCGAGCGTCGGGTGGACGGGGCCGACCGTCGTCGGCGCCCTGGCCGCGGCCGGGTTCCGCATCTCGACCTCCGGCGCGGCCGAACGGGCCGGTGTCGTGCACCGCCTCGACGCAGGCACGAGCGGCCTCATGGTCGTCGCCAAATCCGAGCACGCATACACCGAGCTCAAGCGCGCGTTCCACGACCGCGAGGTGGAGAAGATCTACCACGCCGTCGTGCAGGGCCACCCAGACCCGCTGGCCGGCACCATCGACGCGCCGATCGGCCGGCATCCGCGCGCCGAGTGGAAGTTCGCCGTCACGAGCGACGGCAAGCACTCCATCACGCACTACGAGACGCTCGAGGCGTTCCCTTACGCCTCACTCCTCGAGATCCACCTCGAGACGGGTCGCACCCATCAGATCCGCGTGCACATGGCGGCCCAGCGTCACCCCTGTGTCGGTGACTCGATGTACGGTGCAGATCCGACGCTCTCCGCGCGTCTGGGGCTGGACCGCCAGTGGCTGCACGCCGTGCAGCTCGGCTTCTCGCACCCGGCGACGGGGGAGGGGGTGAGCTTCACCGCCCCCTACGCGCCAGAGCTGCAACACGCCCTCGACGTGCTCGCCGACTAG
- a CDS encoding DivIVA domain-containing protein: MALTPEDVVNKRFQPTKFREGYDQDEVDDFLDEVVVELRRLNGENEELRQRLAAAESGAPQAAAPAPVPSFTAPEPTPAPVAAPIAAPVVPSASAEAEEQASTTNLLQLARRLHEEHVREGAEKRDALIAEGHATAARVVAESEAKQRAQIGALEKERSTLEAKIEELRTFERDYRAKLKSYIEGQLRDLDASAAQAPSAGFGAAQGNDTPAPSFQGFGV; this comes from the coding sequence ATGGCGCTAACTCCGGAAGATGTAGTCAACAAGCGGTTCCAGCCGACCAAGTTCCGCGAGGGATACGACCAGGACGAGGTTGACGACTTCCTCGACGAGGTCGTCGTCGAGCTGCGTCGCCTGAACGGCGAGAACGAGGAGCTCCGTCAGCGCCTCGCCGCCGCAGAGAGCGGTGCACCGCAGGCAGCCGCTCCGGCGCCGGTGCCCAGCTTCACGGCTCCGGAGCCGACGCCGGCCCCCGTTGCGGCCCCGATCGCCGCGCCCGTCGTTCCTTCGGCATCCGCCGAGGCCGAGGAGCAGGCCAGCACCACGAACCTCCTGCAGCTGGCTCGCCGCCTGCACGAGGAGCACGTGCGTGAGGGCGCTGAGAAGCGTGACGCACTCATCGCCGAGGGTCACGCAACCGCTGCCCGCGTCGTTGCCGAGTCCGAGGCCAAGCAGCGCGCCCAGATCGGCGCGCTCGAGAAGGAGCGTTCGACGCTCGAGGCGAAGATCGAAGAGCTCCGCACCTTCGAGCGCGACTACCGCGCCAAGCTGAAGAGCTACATCGAAGGCCAGCTGCGCGACCTCGACGCCTCGGCCGCTCAGGCGCCGTCGGCCGGTTTCGGTGCTGCACAGGGCAACGACACGCCCGCCCCGAGCTTCCAGGGCTTTGGGGTCTAA